The following are encoded together in the Pungitius pungitius chromosome 7, fPunPun2.1, whole genome shotgun sequence genome:
- the mcoln3b gene encoding mucolipin-3 isoform X2 — protein MEESSYLYDVLEANGSPSWDDQNHQCLDELDNVECLRRKIKFYFMNPCEKYHARGRKPWKLLLQIIKIAIITIQLVSFGLSNQMVVRFKEENLMTFKHLFLKDYVNGGTDVNAVYRQADVYDHIDYVLEQYGHLHNITVGNHEYEKNGTFYNPVTVCQEFYRNGTIYPGNETFEIDVQVQTDCVNVYPMHHPSSGEALPNLQLHFKRMLTVKITFVLKAINLQTVRHRELPDCYDFTVVITFDNRAHSGRITVDLESDVDINECRDWKVTGASARNVYLTVLFDCFIIITCISSFALCTRSVVNGIRLQFEYTLYSRNQVPWSDKLEFLNGWYILIIVSDTLTISGSVLKMEIQTKVLTSYDVCSILLGTGTMFVWIGVIRYMGYFRKYNILILTLRAAFPNVIRFICCAGIIYLSYCFCGWVVLGPYHEKFRTLNTVSECLFSLINGDDMYPTFKDMKQKSSLVWIFSRVYLYSFVSLFIYMVLSLFITIITDTYDTIKQQQSGTLTSDLQKFMSGCTDPPNSGMYRLDENKGLLNCCLGRCRKRLTSEA, from the exons ACTTTATGAACCCTTGTGAGAAGTACCACGCCCGTGGCCGAAAACCATGGAAACTCCTACTGCAAATCATCAAAATAGCCATCATTACTATCCAG TTAGTATCTTTTGGGCTGAGCAACCAGATGGTTGTCAGGTTCAAGGAGGAGAATCTGATGACTTTCAAGCACCTTTTCTTGAAAGATTACGTCAATGGAGGCACGGATGTGAATGCTGTTTACAGACAGGCTGATGTTTACGATCACATCGATTACGTCCTTGAACAG TACGGACATCTGCACAACATCACAGTAGGCAATCACGAATATGAGAAAAATGGTACTTTCTACAACCCTGTGACAGTGTGTCAGGAATTCTATCGAAACGGCACCATCTACCCGGGCAATGAGACCTTTGAAATTGATGTCCAAGTACAAACTG ATTGCGTTAACGTTTACCCGATGCATCATCCGTCATCGGGGGAAGCGCTTCCAAATCTTCAATTGCATTTCAAAAG AATGCTCACGGTCAAGATCACGTTTGTTCTTAAGGCCATCAATTTACAGACGGTGAGACATCGAGAACTGCCCGACTGCTACGACTTTACTGTTGTT ATAACTTTTGACAACCGAGCGCACAGCGGCAGGATAACGGTCGACCTGGAGAGCGACGTAGACATCAATGAATGCAGAGACTGGAAAGTAACTGGAGCGT CTGCTAGAAACGTATACCTGACTGTGCTGTTTGACTGCTTCATCATTATAACGTGCATCAGCTCCTTTGCCCTCTGCACACGCTCCGTGGTCAACGGGATTCGACTGCAGTTC GAGTACACACTCTACAGCAGAAACCAAGTACCATGGTCAGACAAGTTGGAGTTTCTGAATGGTTGGTACATCCTCATCATCGTTAGCGACACATTGACCATCAGTGGCTCCGTTCTCAAGATGGAGATCCAGACAAAG GTCCTCACTAGTTACGATGTCTGCAGCATCTTGCTTGGGACCGGTACCATGTTTGTCTGGATCGGGGTCATCCGCTACATGGGCTACTTTAGGAAGTATAAC ATTCTCATACTGACGCTACGGGCCGCTTTCCCAAATGTAATCCGCTTCATCTGCTGTGCGGGAATAATCTACCTGAGTTACTGCTTTTGCGGCTGGGTCGTCCTCGGCCCGTACCATGAGAAG tttcgTACCTTGAACACCGTGTCGGAGTGTCTGTTCTCCCTGATCAACGGAGACGACATGTACCCCACCTTTAAGGACATGAAGCAGAAGAGCAGCCTGGTGTGGATCTTCAGCAGGGTCTACCTCTATTCCTTCGTATCGCTCTTTATCTACATGGTCCTCAGCCTTTTCATCACGATCATCACAGACACCTATGACACCATTAAG cagcagcagagtggaacCCTGACATCAGATCTGCAAAAATTCATGTCAGGGTGTACAGACCCACCGAATTCTGGGATGTACAGACTTGACGAGAACAAAGGCCTCTTGAACTGCTGCCTTGGCAG GTGCAGGAAAAGGCTGACTTCGGAGGCATAG
- the LOC119216767 gene encoding G-protein-signaling modulator 2-like, whose product MESSCLDLALEGERLCKSGDYRAGVSFFESAIQVGTEDLQILSAIYSQLGNAYFHLQEYNKALEYHRHDLTLTRTIGDEPGEAKASGNLGNTLKLLGRYDEAVVCCQRHLDITRAMYDKVGQARALYNFGNVYHANGKSICWRGAEPGEFPEEAKIALRKAAQYYEANLCLVKDLGDRAAQGRTHGNLGNTYYLLGDFENAAAAHEKRLLIAKEFGDRSAERRAHCNLGNAHIFLSQFEVAAGHYKRTLQLARLLKDKAVEAQACYSLGNTYTLLQDYERAIDYHLKHLVIAQDLNDRVGEGRAYWSLGNAHTALGNHQQAMYFAEKHLEIAKETGDKSAEETARMNLSDLRMVVGLKSSFHPNSFRNASSALPVGVLPNSFSGVKSSVRVGGSAENLGRSQSPDTNQTGNSSAHPDWEEDVFPGSTKNNTIKSSTKLFLFQRLKSKKQKNLQSPPKDQHEKCEEHSAPELEAPGSPQPGSRDTIAEDGFFDLLSRFQGNRMDDQRCSLLGGQSHLTAHSSPSSSPPVAEKKSILGCETPLQDPGHFLERLGSSQARRLDDQQVSSTHFPGLRHSTSNLPRTPSTSSTDQAPPQAPISSTDAPHTPSLYNRLEASAEKPEGDDVFFDMLVKCQGSRLNDQRCAAPPSKSKGPTVPDEDFFSLIVRSQSNRMEEQRVLPPLGVTQSKPD is encoded by the exons ATGGAGTCATCGTGTCTGGACCTGGCTCTGGAGGGGGAGCGGCTCTGTAAGTCTGGTGACTATCGGGCCGGCGTGTCCTTCTTTGAGTCTGCCATCCAGGTTGGAACAGAGGACCTTCAGATACTTAGTGCCATCTACAGCCAGCTGGGCAATGCCTACTTTCACCTTCAAGAGTACAACAAAGCCCTGGAGTACCATCGCCATGACCTCACACTTACGAG AACAATTGGAGATGAACCCGGTGAGGCAAAAGCCAGTGGTAATCTTGGGAACACATTGAAGCTTTTAGGACGGTACGATGAAGCAGTAGTTTGTTGCCAAAGACATTTGGATATCACCAGAGCCATGTATGACAAG GTTGGGCAGGCTCGAGCGCTATATAATTTCGGAAACGTTTACCACGCCAATGGCAAGAGCATCTGCTGGAGAGGAGCTGAGCCAGGAGAGTTCCCGGAGGAGGCCAAGATCGCCCTGAGGAAAGCTGCGCAGTACTATGA AGCAAACCTGTGCCTAGTGAAGGACCTAGGCGATCGAGCAGCCCAAGGTCGTACCCATGGTAACCTTGGCAACACTTACTATCTTCTGGGAGACTTTGAAAATGCTGCAGCGGCACACGAAAAG CGGCTGCTCATCGCCAAAGAGTTTGGGGATAGGTCTGCTGAGAGGAGAGCCCACTGTAACCTTGGCAATGCTCACATATTCCTCAGCCAGTTTGAAGTGGCGGCCGGTCATTACAA GAGGACTCTGCAGCTGGCCAGGCTTTTGAAGGACAAAGCTGTGGAGGCCCAGGCCTGTTACAGTCTGGGCAACACCTACACACTACTGCAGGACTATGAGAGAGCCATTGATTACCACCTCAAACATCTAGTCATTGCTCAGGACCTCAATGACAG AGTCGGCGAAGGACGAGCATACTGGAGTCTAGGAAATGCCCACACCGCCCTGGGGAATCATCAGCAAGCCATGTACTTTGCAGAGAAGCATCTAGAAATTGCCAAAGAG ACTGGTGACAAAAGTGCCGAGGAGACAGCCAGGATGAACTTGTCTGACCTACGGATGGTCGTAGGCCTGAAGTCCAGCTTTCACCCCAACAGCTTCCGCAACGCCAGCTCTGCTCTGCCCGTTGGCGTCCTTCCAAATTCATTCTCGG gggtcAAGTCTTCAGTAAGGGTAGGAGGCTCTGCAGAGAACCTGGGAAGGAGTCAAAGTCCTGACACAAATCAAACTGGGAATTCATCTGCACATCCG GACTGGGAAGAAGACGTATTCCCCGGctccacaaaaaacaacacaatcaaGTCTTCTACaaagctcttcctcttccaacggctgaaaagcaaaaagcaaaagaaCCTCCAATCGCCTCCTAAGGATCAGCACGAAAAGTGTGAAGAGCACTCTGCTCCTGAGCTGGAAGCACCAGGGTCTCCTCAG CCTGGATCACGGGACACTATTGCAGAGGATGGCTTTTTCGACCTCCTCTCTCGTTTCCAGGGCAACAGAATGGACGACCAAAGGTGCTCCCTACTGGGTGGCCAGAGCCACCTCACTGCtcattcctctccctcctcatccCCTCCCGTAGCTGAAAAGAAAT CTATTTTGGGATGCGAAACACCGTTGCAGGATCCTGGTCATTTCCTGGAGCGGCTGGGCAGCTCCCAGGCCCGTCGTCTGGACGACCAACAAGTCAGCTCGACGCATTTTCCTGGCTTACGGCACAGCACCTCCAACCTGCCTCGTAcaccctccacctccagcaCAGATCAAGCCCCGCCACAAG ccccgatCTCCAGCACAGATGCGCCTCACACACCCTCCCTGTACAATCGCCTCGAGGCAAGTGCTGAGAAGCCTGAAGGGGACGATGTCTTCTTTGACATGTTAGTTAAGTGCCAG GGCTCCAGACTGAACGATCAGAGGTGTGCTGCTCCACCTTCTAAAAGCAAGGGACCAACCGTTCCAGATGAAGATTTTTTCAGTCTCATTGTGCGTTCGCAGTCCAACAGGATGGAGGAGCAGCGAGTCCTGCCCCCTCTTGGCGTTACCCAATCCAAACCAGACTGA
- the mcoln3b gene encoding mucolipin-3 isoform X1: MEESSYLYDVLEANGSPSWDDQNHQCLDELDNVECLRRKIKFYFMNPCEKYHARGRKPWKLLLQIIKIAIITIQLVSFGLSNQMVVRFKEENLMTFKHLFLKDYVNGGTDVNAVYRQADVYDHIDYVLEQYGHLHNITVGNHEYEKNGTFYNPVTVCQEFYRNGTIYPGNETFEIDVQVQTDCVNVYPMHHPSSGEALPNLQLHFKRMLTVKITFVLKAINLQTVRHRELPDCYDFTVVITFDNRAHSGRITVDLESDVDINECRDWKVTGASARNVYLTVLFDCFIIITCISSFALCTRSVVNGIRLQFEYTLYSRNQVPWSDKLEFLNGWYILIIVSDTLTISGSVLKMEIQTKVLTSYDVCSILLGTGTMFVWIGVIRYMGYFRKYNILILTLRAAFPNVIRFICCAGIIYLSYCFCGWVVLGPYHEKFRTLNTVSECLFSLINGDDMYPTFKDMKQKSSLVWIFSRVYLYSFVSLFIYMVLSLFITIITDTYDTIKQQQQSGTLTSDLQKFMSGCTDPPNSGMYRLDENKGLLNCCLGRCRKRLTSEA; this comes from the exons ACTTTATGAACCCTTGTGAGAAGTACCACGCCCGTGGCCGAAAACCATGGAAACTCCTACTGCAAATCATCAAAATAGCCATCATTACTATCCAG TTAGTATCTTTTGGGCTGAGCAACCAGATGGTTGTCAGGTTCAAGGAGGAGAATCTGATGACTTTCAAGCACCTTTTCTTGAAAGATTACGTCAATGGAGGCACGGATGTGAATGCTGTTTACAGACAGGCTGATGTTTACGATCACATCGATTACGTCCTTGAACAG TACGGACATCTGCACAACATCACAGTAGGCAATCACGAATATGAGAAAAATGGTACTTTCTACAACCCTGTGACAGTGTGTCAGGAATTCTATCGAAACGGCACCATCTACCCGGGCAATGAGACCTTTGAAATTGATGTCCAAGTACAAACTG ATTGCGTTAACGTTTACCCGATGCATCATCCGTCATCGGGGGAAGCGCTTCCAAATCTTCAATTGCATTTCAAAAG AATGCTCACGGTCAAGATCACGTTTGTTCTTAAGGCCATCAATTTACAGACGGTGAGACATCGAGAACTGCCCGACTGCTACGACTTTACTGTTGTT ATAACTTTTGACAACCGAGCGCACAGCGGCAGGATAACGGTCGACCTGGAGAGCGACGTAGACATCAATGAATGCAGAGACTGGAAAGTAACTGGAGCGT CTGCTAGAAACGTATACCTGACTGTGCTGTTTGACTGCTTCATCATTATAACGTGCATCAGCTCCTTTGCCCTCTGCACACGCTCCGTGGTCAACGGGATTCGACTGCAGTTC GAGTACACACTCTACAGCAGAAACCAAGTACCATGGTCAGACAAGTTGGAGTTTCTGAATGGTTGGTACATCCTCATCATCGTTAGCGACACATTGACCATCAGTGGCTCCGTTCTCAAGATGGAGATCCAGACAAAG GTCCTCACTAGTTACGATGTCTGCAGCATCTTGCTTGGGACCGGTACCATGTTTGTCTGGATCGGGGTCATCCGCTACATGGGCTACTTTAGGAAGTATAAC ATTCTCATACTGACGCTACGGGCCGCTTTCCCAAATGTAATCCGCTTCATCTGCTGTGCGGGAATAATCTACCTGAGTTACTGCTTTTGCGGCTGGGTCGTCCTCGGCCCGTACCATGAGAAG tttcgTACCTTGAACACCGTGTCGGAGTGTCTGTTCTCCCTGATCAACGGAGACGACATGTACCCCACCTTTAAGGACATGAAGCAGAAGAGCAGCCTGGTGTGGATCTTCAGCAGGGTCTACCTCTATTCCTTCGTATCGCTCTTTATCTACATGGTCCTCAGCCTTTTCATCACGATCATCACAGACACCTATGACACCATTAAG cagcagcagcagagtggaacCCTGACATCAGATCTGCAAAAATTCATGTCAGGGTGTACAGACCCACCGAATTCTGGGATGTACAGACTTGACGAGAACAAAGGCCTCTTGAACTGCTGCCTTGGCAG GTGCAGGAAAAGGCTGACTTCGGAGGCATAG